GTAAATAGatccacacactctctcacacccACACCCTCTCCTGTACACTGTTGTAATCTCTTAACAGTTTCtggttcttttttctgttctgtccCCCCAATCCTCTTTCATATCACTTTATTATTCGCTTTTGCCAGATTTAAAGCTGAGATGAGAATGCAAACTGCTCAGATCAATACTGTAAAAACTCATTGGGCAGAAGGATTTTTCTGCCATTTGCCATCGATTCTCCCTTCccatcctcctctctgcctccctctcagAGAGGACCTGGCATGGGTGACTTCAGATTTTGACAGCCACCCTTTTGTGTCCACACCCCTGCATGTCCTTCCTGCTATTTCTGCCTTTCTGTATCCAATCAGACAGCGGTATGGCACTGTGCTTCAGTATCCCACAAACAGGAGAGCACACAGCAAACTAAATTGTTACACAGAGCAGACGGGTGTGTAATCTCGGGTCAGAATAAGAGCATCTTGGGACAATGGTGGTCTACTACAGGCTAAAGAGGAAGAACAGCATGTCATGAGAAAGATGGGGCTTATGAGTATGGAAAAAATGCCCAAATGATAGCGTGTGGCTTGGGTTAATGGCATATCTATTGGACTGTGTCTTGTGTCTACAGGTTAAAAAGGGGAGTCCTCCACTAACCCTATCCTTTCACCTCTGCCCAATGACTCCTTGACATAAAAGTCACACCACTCCATTCCCAAGGAATTCAACACCAACCTGATACGTCTGTTAGTGTCTCTGTGCAAACACATGGACATCACATTCTTCACATGTTAAACTTAAGCATGTGAGGTCCAGAATACACCAACATCAACCAGCAATCTCACCAATATGCGTCTTTTGTCTTCTTACTGCGTTTAATGTATGCTATCAGCTCCCTGTAtcttatcaaagaggaaagttaCAGGCTGCTCTTTGAGACGTTGCACTGTAGCACCCTCTACCTACAACTTAACACTTTGCAGTCAGAGCTGAAAATATCAACACACTTTGATCCCAACACTAGTAACAGAACAACATAGCCATTTACAATCATTGGCTTTGTAGGGTTGTACTGTAGTAACCTGTACTCTTCCTCTTTCATTCCCTGCACGTGTGTACAGATGTTGAGTGTCTGTCCACTCTCAGGAGGGGTTTGTTCTCCAGCTGCTCTCCACTGAGCCTCTCATTTCTCTGTCCGAGCTTCTTCGCTTGGTCAGTGCTCTCTGTCACAGCTGCTCCAGGTGTCCCAGAGACGCTGCCCTACCCGCCAGCACTCCACTGCTCCGTGTCAGCCCGTTCCTTAACTGGAATACCAATGAATTTATCTCATCCCTCAAGGTGTGTTACACacttagaaacacacacacacacacacacacacacacagtttgtcaCATAGCCTTTTATATGTGCCTTTTTAATATTCAATGTGccttaaagtatttaaattatCATACAGGTCTACCTAAAATCAAATGTATGTCCTGTGCATCCACAGTCTCGACGTGAATTAGTTCTGCTTCAACAAAACAAGCTGTTTGGAGCACTGCCATTATCTCTAGACACCTCACTTCAATTGGACTGTTTAACTTTTGTACTATATTTAGTAGTGACTCATTATTCCAACAGCCATAGCCATGGCAGGACAGCTTGCTGTCTGGGCCCTGATACTGAGAGTTCCTCAATAGAACAGCCTGTCACTAACTGACTGGACAGGGTTCAGTCCTAATCCTGTTGCATCCTTCATTAGATACAATCTGTTTGGGTAATAACGTGATAAACAGGGTTTCTGCAGCGTTCCCCGGGTtacatttaaagctttttaataCCACATAAAATCCTGTTTCAGTCGTACCCACTGGGTATGATGAAAAACAATTAGGGACCATATGGTCTAGAATTAtttatatcacattttgtcagtaCTTCCCAGCAGTATATATCAATAATTCCTAATGATACAATTAAATTGGTGAGACTTGGATCTGAAGAAGCTGTAAAAATGGATGAATTAACCAATTAGAAatgaatgcattcatttttgcaaaaatcTCGATTTGCCAGTTATGAATCCATGCATAACTTGCCGTACTGACAGTGTTTGCTACAGGTCTGTCTCCAGACAGCCCACAATCGGATCAAAACATTGTGACTAACATCGTCTACAGCAAGCAAAAAGGAAACTAAATTGTAATGTATGAGTCACTCAGTAACCAGGAGGTACATCAGAATCCTTATTTATCATGATTTTATTAAGCTGTATCCAATATACAAGCAAGATCAAGACGTAAGACAAATGTTACCATACCAACAAAAAGTTATTACTCACTCCGcttaatttatttcttcattcaaTGTACAACTCAATGCAGTCACCCAGAGCCCAATGCCTAGAGTACAGCTATGTGTAAACTCAGTCAGTGGGATCGTTTTTCTGCAACTTCACAGGAATTCATCCAACATTTACCATTTGCACAGGAAGTTTACAAGCACATGTGAAGTCACAACCATAATCATTCACATTTAGTTTCACATCAGCGTTTTGTGATTTACATACACCAGGAAACCGAAGCAGAGTTAGTGATGACTTTCCCTGAATTAACCCTAATTCAGAGTGTCTGAACGTACATCGGACATTTTCCATCTTCAAATTACCCCCAACGCATACAATAACATTCAATTACATTGAGCGCAGCTTTAACTGTAGTTAAGGACAGTTTCTTGGATGTAATTTGCCATTTCCGCCCacactctctcccctttcctagAACCGGTCTTGTTTTCAAGAGGAAACTGGCATAAATCTAAAGTGCAGAGCAACTAGTAAACAATGTCTGCAAGGCTCATGTGCACCCTCACCTCCCTTTAATTGTTTGTGCTTAATCATTGAAGGTGTAAtgcaaacaaatgcaaatcACTCGCCACAAACTGTCAAGGGCCCACATCTGTACACCTGAAGGAAACTAGAGTCCTTAAATGCCCTGATCTTTACCAGCACATTTTTTAAGGAGTCCCTCGCTGACAAATGACATCTAAGAACCTTCACAAGGTAAAAATAAACTGGATGACAATCATGCATGattattttaccaaaaaaacaacctatAGTTTATTAAGAAAGGAATGAATGGAGATGTGTTGGTCGTGTTCTAAACCACACCAAGCATTTCTCTGTGCATATTCTGTAGAGAGATCACTTAAATATCATGATTGGTTTTCCCGCTCTTTATTTCCCTAAATGCCGCATCAGGTCCAATGCAGTGTTACATGATGTCCATCAAGCGCTGTTCAGTCTCCTCCTCAACTGTGTCCAACCACATCTGGTAAAACTAGTGCTGTTTCCTCCTGAATGAGCATCCtgaggaaagatggagagagaaacagattcAATCGTGAGTAAAATGAACGGAAATGTAACGACTATGTTGTTTATTGTAACTAAGATTTTGTCCACCCTTACCTCGgcgttaaaaacaacaattgtcTGTTGCAACAAACAATCATTCTTGTATgttcttgattaatcaattaatagttTGGCGTTAAAATGTCTCCCACAATTACCCAAAGCGTGAGgagacattttcaaaaggtcTTGTTCTGGCAACAatcagtccaaaacccaaagataaaTACTTTACCATTGGAGAAGACTCTACAATGCCAATTCATTTAATACGGTGACTAACCATTACagctaaatacatttttttaacagcacCATAAACTACACGTACAGCTTTAACATTCCATGAAGTTGAATGAACACTTAACTCAAACTGTGGTAGACTGACATGCAGCTAAAAAAGCACCAGAGAGCTAGTAGGTAGACCTCGAGTTGCTGGGGTGTTTCTGTAAAACTACTATTATGAGGCTGAGAATTAAGTTTCAAAAACTGATTATAACCTTCAcaaaagacaagatatttaagCCAGGTTTAATTATGGACAGCTGAGTGTATGGGTCACCTTTTATGAAGGTAGACAGTGCATCAACAATCTTTATTGGAGATTAATGGTATAAAGCCGGTCAAAATAACAGGGATAGTGTATAAACTGACACGCACTGATAAGATACAACTGCACCCAAAGTAACAAAGCAAAGCACACCGAGGAGCGCTTGGTCGCCACGGCAACACAGCACAGGACAGGGTTGGGACGGTGAGAGCGTTGGTAAAAACAAACCTTGACCTTAAGCTCAACCAACTCACTAACACCCTGTATACAGTATCATCATTTCTTCCATGTACTGCGACGAGTGAAGCAATTCTGATCCATCTTTTATCAGAACAAAGGATCAGTTTTTCTGAAACCACATCCTGCTGTCCTTGCTGAATGAAAGAGCATTTGTGCTTGCAGTTGACAGTGTAGACATGGATCAATGATGATACATTTCTGTCACGACCACAAGAGTCACTGTATGCCTTAGTAGACACCCTTTTCATGAAGAACACAATGAAAGGGCAACACAAAGGCAAATATTAAGGTGTCACTTAGATGTGTATTGTACAGTAAAGTTCTGCTACCTGATCCCTAACCTAACAGGCCCAGATATGTATAGAGTTTTAGTGCTTTTTGTTGCCAAAGCTGTGGGTAGAGACCAggtatagaataaaaattgaaaatgcaaacatttgctGTCAATTTAATTACCAAAATACAACTTACGTATCAAGGACCTGGGCTTTTGGTGTGTGTTCTAGGGCAGACTGCTCACTTTGTCGGGTGATCCAGCCTTGTCAATTTATGTGTCGCAAGTTAGATTTTAAAACTAGCCCGAGCTCTAAGTGACATCTTCAGCATTTatgtatgcatttttaaaaaggtttttaacatGGCTGTCTAGTGCTACATATATTTACTAAAACAGGGGACAGTTTCTTCACTACGTCCGCTGCTTACCTTCTGTGAGGCGAGCTTTCCCTCCTGTAGGCTGGCACAGGACTGTGGAACAGCCGACACACAGCACTACAGTCTGAGCGTGGCTGAACACTGTCGTGATCTTGTAGCAACCTGCACACGACACACAAA
The genomic region above belongs to Etheostoma cragini isolate CJK2018 chromosome 6, CSU_Ecrag_1.0, whole genome shotgun sequence and contains:
- the rps27.2 gene encoding 40S ribosomal protein S27.2 is translated as MPLAKDLLLPSSDVEKRRHKKKRLVQSPNSYFMDVKCPGCYKITTVFSHAQTVVLCVGCSTVLCQPTGGKARLTEGCSFRRKQH